The genomic DNA TGGGAGGcacaggtggagaaggctttCTTCCGGCCAGAGGCTGAGGAGATCTTGAGGATGGTGGAGACGATATAGGTGTAGGAGACAATTGTAGGGATCAGAGAACCAAAAAGAACGAAAACAGCCATTAAAAAGAGGATAAACTCTATGAAAACAGTATCATCGCAGGATAATTTGAGCAACTGCCCTCGGTCACAGAAGAAATTGTCCACCACATTTGATTTGCAGTAGGTAAGGTGAAATGTGGCATAAACTGGCCAGATTTGATAAAGGAACCCAAATACCCAAGATGCAATTACCACAGAGTTGCAGGTTTGACTGTTCATGATGACATTGTACCTCAAAGGGTTGCAGACAGCCACATAACGGTCCACAGCCATCACTGCAAGCAATGAAAACTCCGTGGTCCCCAGGGCAAGTTGCAGAAAGAGTTGTGCAACACATCCAGCCAGAGATACTGCCTGCATCCCAGGGAGCAGCAGCCCCCAAAGCATCACAGGAACAATAACGGTTGTCAGCAGGATCTCCAGGATGGAGAGGTGgacaagaaagaaatacatggggGACTGCAGGCGTTTATCAGCACAGACGATTGCAATGATGACTGTGTTCCCCACGAGAGATACTAAGTAGAAGAAGCAAAAGGTAGCGAAAAGGATGCGGCGTAGTTTTTCAGAGCCAGGGAAACCAACAAGATAAAATTGAGTGGCGCTGGTGTAATTCCCCAACATTGAGTTCTGAGTCCTTGTTCCTTGTGAAATCTAGAGCAatggagagacaggaggaggacaGTGCTTCTCACCTCAGAGCGCTGAAGACATGACCAGGTTCAA from Cricetulus griseus strain 17A/GY chromosome 1 unlocalized genomic scaffold, alternate assembly CriGri-PICRH-1.0 chr1_0, whole genome shotgun sequence includes the following:
- the LOC100753836 gene encoding olfactory receptor 9A4 gives rise to the protein MLGNYTSATQFYLVGFPGSEKLRRILFATFCFFYLVSLVGNTVIIAIVCADKRLQSPMYFFLVHLSILEILLTTVIVPVMLWGLLLPGMQAVSLAGCVAQLFLQLALGTTEFSLLAVMAVDRYVAVCNPLRYNVIMNSQTCNSVVIASWVFGFLYQIWPVYATFHLTYCKSNVVDNFFCDRGQLLKLSCDDTVFIEFILFLMAVFVLFGSLIPTIVSYTYIVSTILKISSASGRKKAFSTCASHFTCVVIGYGCCLFLYVKPKQTQAADYNRVVSVMISILTPFLNPFIFTLRNDKVIEALRDGVKCCYQLFKS